Genomic segment of Thiomonas sp. FB-Cd:
GTCAGTGCATTCCATGTCAAGCCATCAAAACTGAGGAACACGATGAACAAACTTCTTTTGTGCACATTCCTGGCCCTGTTCGCAGCCCAAGCCTGGGCCGCCCCTGACATGTTGGCTCTGGCCAAGCAGAAGAACTGCCTGGGCTGCCATGCAGTGGACGCCAAGATCGTTGGCCCCGCCTACAAGGCCGTGGCCGAGAAATACGCTGGCAAGCCCGGTGCCGAGCAAATGCTGGTCAAGGCCGTGTTGCATGGCCATGTCGGCACCTGGGGTCAGGTGCCGATGCCGGCCAACACCGATGTCACCCCGGCGCAGGCCAAGCAGTTGGTCGAGTGGATTTTGAGTCTGAAGTAAGCCCGTAGGCCAGAAGGCGGAGCAGCCGAGGCCTCATTGAAAGAGGCCTCGGCTGGCGTAACCGCCCACAATCTCTCAGGGAGTTCCCGTCTTTCCACACCGCCAAGCATGCGCTACCAACTTCCTTTTGCCCGCAACATGGGCAGCAACACGGGTTTGCGCGGACAAGCCTCCCGCAAGCCTCTCGGCACGCGGGAGGATGACGTCACTGCGGTCTTCGAGGCCGCTGCCGAATTGTTCGCTGCCCTGTCATCCCCGATGCGATTGAGCATCGTCTGCCACCTGCGCGGGCAGGACATGAACGTGCAGCAGATTGCCAACCGGATCGGCAGCAGCCAGCCCAACACGTCCCTGCATTTGCGCCAACTGCACCAGATCGGCATTGTGGATCGGTCGAGGAGCGGTCAGTCGGTGACGTACCGCATCCGCAACACCTTCGTGGCCGATCTGTGCAAGATCGTTTGCCCAGGCCATTGAGGGCGCGTGCAACAGCACTTGATCAGACCTCACCGCCATGCATACCCCACCAGCCTCGCGCTCCAAACCCACACCCACGCACGAACTGCCGTTCGGGGCGACCCTGCGCAAGCTGCTCCTGATCATCCCGGCGAGCTTCGCGCTGCCCGTGATCGTCCTGCTTCTGATCGCTTCCTACCTGTCCAACACAGTGGGACCAAACCCGGATTCGTCGCCGATGTCCACCCGCGCCATCGTTCGGCGCATTGCACCAGTGGCACAACTCGTGGTCGCATCCGGCCCTCGAATGGCCGAAAAGTGGAACGCCGCCTCGCTCTCCGCGGCAGCGCCGACACCGAACGCCCAGGCCAAGACACCGGCCACCGCCCACGCACCTGTGGGCGGCACCAGCGCTTCGGCCATGCTGACCCTGGCCCGGCGGAAGAACTGCCTGACCTGCCATACCGCCGATCACAAGGTCGTCGGCCCCGCGTACGAGGCCGTGGCCGAGAAATACGCGGGCAAACCCGGTGCCGAGCAGATGCTGGTCAATGCGGTGCTGCACGGCCACGTCGGCACCTGGGGCCAGGTGCCGATGCCGGCCGAACCGGGTACCAACTCGATCGAGCTGCCCTCGGCATATTTTGACTTTCCTATGTCCAACGCCATGACTCTCGCGGAACCGATCGACTACGCCGAACTCATTTGCGAGCTCGTGCGCAAACGCCAGCAGACCTCACCCAAGCGGCTGGGCGAACCCGGCCCAGATGCCGGGCAGGTTCGCGAACTCTTCACCGCCGCTGCACAGGCGCCCGACCACGGTTTGATCCTGCCCTGGCGCTTCGTGCATGTCTCGGACGCCGGGCGCCAGCGGCTCGGCGAGGCGTTCGTGCAAGCCCTGCTCGAACGCGACCCCGACGCCACCGCGCAGCAACGCTCCGAGGCACGGGCCAAGGCTGCGCGCGCGCCCTTCCTGGCGCTGGCCATCGCCCGCCCGCACGACGATGCCAGCCCCGAGATCCCGCCGCGCGAGCGCCTGGTCTCGCTCGGCTGTGCACTGCAAAACATGCTGCTGCTGGCGCACGCCCAGGGCTTCGGCGCCGGGCTGGTCAGCGGGCAGGCGATGGAGTCGAGAGCCTTGCGCGACTTGTTCAGGCTTGCCGACAACGAACAAGCGGTTTGCTTCATCGCTGTCGGCACGGTGGCCAAAGCCAAGACCAGCCGGGTGCGCCCGTCGCCTGTCGATTTCGTCGAGACGTTGTGAAACTTTCAGTCGACGCACGGAGATTTCGATGCAGACATCACCCCGAAAAACCACCCACCAAGTCGTGTATTTCGCCCAGAGTTTTCACCGCGGCGAGCCCGACCAGCGCAGCATGGTGCTGGCCATCGGCTCCCAAGGCTATGTCGAAACCGCAGCGCGCGCGCACCGTGATTTGCATCCCGAGGACGGCGTTGCCGTCTATCGGGCACTCATGGACGAGCCCACACCGATGAGCTATCGCCTTGTGGACTACTTCAGTTCCGAGCTCGGCGAAGCCTGGCATGAGGGTTTCGCCCCGCACTACCAGCATGGATTGCTCGAGTGACGCACGCCCCGCAGATTTTTGCCAACACCCTCGCGACGACCGACCAGGCCCAAGAAGGTGACGCACTGGAGGCGGTGTTCCAGGAGGCCGCCGAACTCTTCGCAGCCCTCGCTTGCCCGACGCGGTTGCAGATCGTCTGCCAGTTGCGCCACGGCGACCAGACCGTGCATGGACTGGTTGACTGCATTGACAGTTCCCAACCCAATATCTCGGGCCATCTGCGCCTGCTCAGACAGGCCGGCATCGTGCGCCGCGAGCGTAGCGGGCGACAGGTCACGTACCGCCTGAGCAGCACACTGGCCGACGCCTTGTGCGCAGCAGTCTGCATCGTCAACTGAGATGCCGCACGCGCTGCATCCATCCCGCCCTCAGCCCCTGTATGTCCGAGCGAACCATTCCCATCGTCGATCACCGCTACGCCTCCAGCGTGCCGGCCGTTCCCGCGCACTCCCACGCGCCCGGTGCGCTGCTGGCCGACAAGTTGGGCCGGCCGCTGCACGATCTGCGCATCTCCATCACCGATCGCTGCAATTTCCGCTGCACCTATTGCATGCCGAAAGAGGCGTTCGACGCGCATTACGAATTCCTGCGCCACGCCGATCTGCTGCGCTTCGAGGAAATCGAGCGCCTGGCGCGCGTGTTCGTCAGCTTGGGCGTGCGCAAACTGCGCATCACCGGCGGTGAGCCGCTGCTGCGCAAGGGCGTGGAGGACCTGGTGGCCATGCTCGCCGCCATCCGCACGCCGGACGGCGAGCCGGTGGAACTGACCATGACCACCAACGCCTCCATCCTCGCGCGCAAGGCCGAAGCACTGGCGCGGGCCGGTTTGCACCGCGTGACCGTGAGCCTGGACGCCATTGACGACGCCGTCTTCCGCCGCATGAACGATATGGACTTCCCGCTGCAAACCGTGCTGGAAGGCATCGCCGCGGCGCAGGCCGCCGGACTGCGTCCGGTGAAGGTGAACATGGTGGTGCAGCGCGGTGTGAACGACGACCAGATTCTGCCCATGATCGAGCATTTCCGCGGCAGCGGCGTGGTGCTGCGCTTCATCGAATTCATGGACGTGGGCAACACCAACGGCTGGCGCATGGATCAGGTCCTGCCCTCGGCCGAGTTGCTGGCGCGCATTGCCCAGCGCCACCCGCTGCACGCGCTCGACCCCACCGTGCTGGGCGAAACCGCCGAGCGCTGGCTGCTGGACGACGGCAGCCTTGAAATTGGCGCCATCTCCAGCGTCACCCAGGCCTTTTGCCACGACTGCAACCGCGCCCGCTTGTCGATGGAAGGCAAGCTCTACCTTTGCCTCTTCGCCAGCCACGGCCACGACCTGCGCGCCCTGCTGCGCGGCGACGCGCAGCAGGGCATACAACAGGCGAGCGACGCCGACTTGCAGGCCGCCCTCGCCCAGGTCTGGAGCCGGCGTGACGATCGCTATTCCGAGTTGCGCGGGTTTGATGGCGCAGGCTTGCTGCAGGCCGTGCGCAAGCCCGAGATGTTTGCCATCGGAGGGTGAGCGCATGTCCGCAAGCCTGACGTTTCCTGATCTCGCCGCCGTCGTCTGTTGCGTCGGCAGCTACGACCCCGACGCCCTGCGCGTCGATCAGGTGCAGGACATCATCGCCTGTTTTGTACGCTCCGTGCGCACCGCCGAGCGCGTCGATATTCGCGCCGCGCTCGGGCGCGTGCTCGCCGCAGACGTCATCGCTCCGTTCGACGTGCCCTCGCACGACAACGCCGGCATGGACGGCTACGCGCTGCGCGGCGCCGATCTGGCGGCCGGCGGCGCGGCGGCGCCCACAGTTGTCGGCAAAGGTTTGGCCGGCCATGCCTACACCGGCGCCGTGCCGAGCGGCGCCTGCGTGCGCATCATGACCGGCGCCGTCATGCCCGAAGGCTGCGACACCGTCGTGCCGCAGGAATTCGTGCGCTTGGAAGGCGACGTCGTGCACATCCCTGCAGGCGTGCTCAAGCCAGGCGACAACGCCCGCCAGCGTGGTGAAGACCTGCGCGCCGGTCAACCCGCACTGGCTGTGGGCAAGCTGCTGCGCCCGGCCGATATCGGGCTGGTTGCATCGCTCGGCTTACCTGAAGTAATGGTGTGGCGCAAGCTGCGCGTGGCCTTCATGTCCACTGGGGATGAACTGCGCAGCCTGGGCGAGCCACCCGCGCAAGGCAGCGTGTACGACAGCAATCGCTACACCCTCTGGGCCATGCTCACGCGCCTGGGCTGCGACGTGCTCGACCTCGGCGTGGTGCGCGACGATCCCGCGCTGCTCGAAGCCGCGCTGCGCCAGGTTTGCGAAAACGCCGACGCCGTCATCACCTCCGGCGGTGTGTCGGTAGGCGAAGCCGACCATTTGCGCGCCGTCATGGCCAAACTCGGCGACGTAGCCTTCTGGCGCATCGCGATGCGCCCGGGACGTCCAATGGCTTTCGGCCGCATCGCCAGCGGGGTGCACACAGCGGTGCTGTTCGGCCTGCCGGGCAACCCGGTGGCGGTCATGGTGACCTTTTACGCCTTCGTGCGCGAGGCGCTGCTGCGCATGATGGGCGCTAGCCCCAAGCCGCAGCCACTGCTGCCGGTGCGCGCACTGCATGCGATCCGCAAGCGCCCGGGCCGCACCGAATACCAACGCGCCGTGCTCGAGGCCCAAGCGGACGGCGGCTGGGGAGCACGCACCACTGGCGATCAGGGCTCTGGCATCCTACGCTCGATGAGCGCGGCACACGGCCTGCTGGTGCTGCCCCACGACCAGGGTGGCATCGACGCCGGGAAGATGGTCGATTTCCTGCCGTTCGAAGGGCTGGTGTGATGCGAATCTTGCAAACGCGTCGCGGCCAGCGTCTCGTGGAATCGGTGTCCGTTTGGCTGTGGGCGAGACAAGAGGGTTTCCCGCGGACAAGATCGCGCGTCGAGCGTGTCCTGGGGCAAACATGCGGAGGCGACGGATGAAACCGACCCACCAGGAACAGCTTGCACTCGAGGTGATGTTGGCTCTGGCCAGGGCGCGCAGTGGGTCCACCAGCGTGCGGGATCTCGGAGCGGCGCTGCAGATGGCCCCGTCCACCCTGAAAACCTTGTTCGAGCGCTTGATGGACGCAGGACTGCTGCGCTGCAAGTCCGCCCCTGATGATTGTTATGGGCTGGCACGCGCGCCACGTTGGATCACCGCGGCGGATATCGTCCTGGCGAGCCAACAAGGGCCTGGTGAGGCCGCCCATGGCCGGCTGATCGGAGCGCGGAACCGGGCCAGCCTGGAGGCCACCGCCTTGCGGGCACTCGAGACGGCCTTGAATCGCTGCAGCCTGGAGTTTTTACAAGCGATCACGCTGCAGGATCTTGCTCGGGGTGCGCCATGTTGCGGGAAGACGCGTTCCCATGCGCTGCAGGCTGTGCCAAGGCATCGCCGCTTTGTCGCAAGCCAACCCGGAGCGCGAACGTGATGAGCCGACAGCACGAGAGTGAGGGCGTACGCAAGGGTTGCGCCCAATGCCACCAATGCGCAATACGCGCACAGTGCATCTTCAAGCATTGGCCCCTGGAGGAGCTGAACGCTGTTGCCGAGAATATTGACGACGTGCAATACGGCCCACGGCAAGTACTCTACGAGCCTGGGAAGCGCGGCGACCATGTTTACGTGATCCGCACCGATCTCGTCACGCTGGCTTGCATCGAACCCGACGGCCAGCGCCGGATCTCCCGGGTCGCCAAACGCGGGGACGTGATCGGACTGGAGAGTCTGGTCACCCAGCCCTTTCTGCATCGGGCTTCGTCCGTCAAAACCGTGCGGGTCTGCCGCATCCCCATCACACGGCTCCAGGACAAGGACGCAGGGCGGTGCGATGGGGGTCTGGACATGATGGAGCGTTGGCATCGCGCCCTGCAGCAGGCGGACGACTGGTCCTGCCTCTACGGGGGGCAGCGCCCCGTTGTGCCCCGGATGGCGCAATTGATCTTGGCGCTGACGGATCCGCCGTGGAGCGAGACGCTGTTGCTGCCCAAGCTGGACGATCTGGCTGCCCTGCTCGGCGTGGCGATGGAGTCGGCCAGCAGAGCCTTGTCTCAACTCAGGCAGCGCGGTTGGCTTGTGCGGCTGGGGCACGGCCGCTACGCCATCGAACGCGATGCGCTGGATGCCTATGTGCAGGTCCGAAAGCCGCTTTCGGCCCGGCAGCGCCGCGCGGGTATTGCGTCTGGCGCCAAGAGGCCGCAAGCTGAAGCGGGCTCTACTCCGGCCACGCAGGCATCATCCCTGCCCACCGTTCCTCACCGCCGGTCCGGCGGTCAATTTGTCGGCATGGATCATGCACCCGTGCAGAACCGGCATCTGCCTTGATTTCCTTATCCTGGAGGTTCCCATGAACATCACGGTTCGATACTTTGCCCATGTGCGCGAGTGCCTCGGCACGGGCCGGGAAGACCATGAACTGCCGGAGCAGATTCGCACCCTGGGTGAGATGCGCGCCTGGCTGATGACACGCAGTGAGCGCCACGCAGAGGCGCTGGATTCCGCGCGGCCCTTGCGCATGGCCTGCAACCAGACGATGGGGGATACTCAGACCGAGCTGCAGGCCGGATGCGAAGTGGCATTTTTCCCGCCGGTCACCGGGGGGTGAGGCCGTGAACACCCTTCGCATCCAGTCTGAAGTCTTCGATGCCGGCGCTGAGCTGCGCGCATTGCGCGAGACCCGACGCGACATCGGCGCGGTGGTCTGCTTCGAGGGCGTGTGCCGCGACAGTCATCCGGAACAGGGTGCAGCGTCGGCCGACGTGCAGGCGATGGAACTCGAGCACTATCCGGGAATGACCGAGCAATCCATCGCGGCGATGGTGGCCGAGGCGCAAAGCCGCTGGTCCTTGCTCGGCGTCACCGTGATCCATCGCGTCGGCCGTTTGTTGCCTGGGGACCCGATCGTCCTCGTGCTGGTGGCCAGCGTGCATCGCGCTGCGGCATTTTGCGCCGGGGAATTCTTGATGGACTATGTCAAAACGCAAGCCCCGTTCTGGAAAAAGGAAACCACAACGCTGGGCCCGGCTTGGGTCGATGCCCGCGAAAGCGATGACACGGCACTGCAACGCTGGGGGATCGACGCGCGGAATGCATCGACAGGTCACCGTGCCAATGCGCAAAATATCGAGCAGGGCGCAGCGCCTGGATCACGACATGAGTGACGCAAATGGCCCTCGATCTTGTCCTGAAGCGTCGTGAAAGATGTTTGACCGGTTTCCGATGCGATCGGCCCTGAGCATTCTTCGACTCGATCCGTCTCGCCAAGCTACGGGATCGACCCGATTGTCGATTGGGCCGAGAAACCAGCCGAGCGATGATGGCCCGGCAGCTTGGAACGTCGAAACACCGGGGGGCGTGTGATGTGCAGGAAGAAGCGCAGCGATATCGACGAAACATTGGATCGCGCTCTTCGGCGCAGCACTTGGTCGCCCGACCACCCGGAAGCCGTTGATCCCGACCATTCGGGAGGGCGTCACCGGTGGGCCCGATGGGCGCATGGCCTGATGCGCTGGCTCCGTACCCGGCATGCTTCCAGCGGCCGTGTTGCAAGCCGAAAATGAAATGCACCCATTCGCCCGCCTTGCCATTCCAATGATGAAGGACGCGCAGCCTCCCGTTCTCCACTCGCGGTGATCCATGTCCATCGAACTCTACAAAGATCCGAACCACGCCTGCGTGATGTTCACCGACCTCGTGCCCGAAGAGGCCGAGGCGGTGCAGGCCAACCAGTTCCTGATCGTCGACCATGGTGAGGGCGTCATTCTCGACCCCGGCGGCAACATGACGTACAACGAGCTGAGCCTGGCCATGCGCAAGACCATCGCGCCGCACAAGCTCGACTACATCCTGGCCTCGCACGCCGACCCCGACATCATCGCCTCGCTGGACCGCTGGATGACCTCGACCCAGGCCAAGCTGGTCATCTCCAGGCTGTGGGCGCGCTTCGCGCCGCATTTCTGCAAGCTCGGCAAGACGGACGACCGCGTCATCGCCGTTCCCGACGAGGGCGGACGGCTGCGCTTCGGTCGTACCGAACTCTGGCTGCTGCCAGCGCATTTCATGCATGCCGAAGGCAATTTCCAGTTCTACGATCCGGTGAGCAAGATCCTATTCTCGGGCGACCTGGGCGTATCGCTCGTCAGCGGGGAGAAAGCTTCGCACTTCCTGGAAAGTCTGACCCCCATGCCGCCGGGCATGGAAGCCTTCCACCGCCGCTATATGGTGAGCAACAAGATTCTGAAGCTGTGGGTGCGTATGGTGCGCGAACTCGACATCGGCATGATCGTGCCGCAGCACGGCGCGCCGATGAAGGGAGCCGCGATCGTCCAGTTGCTGGACTGGCTGGACGAACTGGCTTGCGGCATCGACCTGATGAGTGCCGCTCACTACCAGATTCCTAAACTGGAATTGAGCCCCTTGATTCGTCTGGGTTCATAGGCAAAATCAGAGAGCGAAGACGTCGAACTTGGGTGCACACATTCCTCGACGCGTTGGCCTATCACGGGAGGTCATTGCACCATCGACCTCGCTAACAGCCCCTCTGAGCCATTTCATCGTCGCGGGATCTGCAGGACAGCAAACTGGCGTTCTGGCATGCACGCGTACATGGGGGAGGGGCAGGATGCCGCGAGCAAGGAACTGACACGGCTGTTGGTTGAACAGGTGGGTTTTGAGGCAGTCGATGGAGGTCGAGGACCCACTCAAGGATCCGACTGATCCAGTCTTGAGCTTCATTGGGCTCATTGCTGAGCGGGTCATTCCTCAGGCATGTTCACCAGCAATCTGCTTGGAATGGGTCGTCGTTTGACGACCAATGTCGCTGCCCAGGATATGGAGCTTTTCCAGAACGTCTGCTTGAGCGTCCAACAGCGTGGTCGACAATCGGATCACCTCGGCGCGGTGATTGCTTTGGGCCGATTGCAAGATCTGGCGCGCTACGGTATGGAGCTGGGCATGGATGGGCTCGATTGCGCGGAAGGCCGCGAGATCTCCGAACGTCGCCTTGCCTTGCGCGTCATACCATTGACCAAACGCACACTGGTGATGATTGGACACGTCCTCTGTTGGCATGGTGGACGGGCTCCGATCGGCTTCGGCCAGAATCTTGACAACGAAGTTTTTGTGATCATCCTCCGCAGCCTTGAGCAGCATTTGCGTGGCGAGCCTTTGCATGTCTCGGACCTGACCCTGCAACTTGGACACGATGACATCAACGGCCGCCAGCTCCTTCCTGGACTGGCTGCTGGCGCTTCCGATGCGGTGTACCTGCCCGGCCATGGTTTCGGTGTTGGTTTCAATGCGGACGGTGGCATCCTGCACCTGGCGCGCGAGGTTGCGAACCTCATCAGCCACCACTGCAAAGCCGCGTCCGGCCTCGCCGGCGCGTGCTGCCTCGATAGCGGCGTTCAATGCCAGCAGATTGGTCTGATAGGAAATTTTGCGAATATCGTGAACCAAAAGAGCGATGGACTTCATCTGGTCGTTCAGCTCGGTGACCGAGCGCTCGTTGTCCATCATCACCGCATCCACCTTGCGGATGGCTTGGTCGACCGCTTGCATCGACTCACCAACTTCCGACTCGGCACGGGAGAGCGCTCCCAAGGTTGCCTTGAGTCGCTCGTTGAGCTGCACGGCTTCACGTCGGGCAGAGATATTGCGCAAACTGGCATGCAGGCAGCAGACTTGGCTCTGCGGGTCGCGAACGACCGCAATCACGACGGAAAACAGGAAAGTCCCGATTTCCACTTGCTGGCGAAGAGCGTCACGAGTTCCGCTGGCCACGTCCCGCAAGGCCATGCGCATCTCATCTCCCCTGCCGCAGATCGGCCACAAAGGGGCGCCGATGACCTGACGCGGTTCAATCCCACCGAGTGCGGGTTTGAACATGTCGGCGAAACGCTCGAATGTGCTTTGCGCCGTGGGATTGGCATAGAAAATGGGAAAGTCCCCTTCGGCATCGGCCAGAAGATCCAGCGTTTCCAGGCTCTGCAAGGCTTGTTCGAGAAAATGGCGTGTGGTGTGATCCATGACAAAGATTTCGGGGGCAGTGGTCGAATCAATCGGGGACGATATTCTCGGCCGTCGATCGGCCCACCCACCCCGCCGTCTCTCGGTGTCCGGTGGCCGCAGCGGTCGCACGCGCAAGATCGCGCAGTCTGTCCAGACTCGCCAGAAACCTCATCCACACATCATGGTGACAGCCCCCTGAGTTGGCATGTAGGCCTCTCAACATGTCTGCCTGCTGTCTGAGTTCGCTGACGGCTTCAATCAGGGGCAAGGTGTCGATCTCGCAGCCTAGAGAGGCATGCCGGATGTACTCGCTGACGGTCAGGCTGTGAGACGAGGCGAGATTGATCAGTCTCTGGTGATCGGAGGCTTCCAGTTGGATCGTAAATCGGCGTGGTCGCCGCACATCACCTCGAGACACGATTGTTCTTGTACCTGTCCTCTGGCTTGCCCGTCAGATTCTTGGAGGGTCGATTTTGTGGCGGAGCCAACGACGCAAGCATGAAGTCCACGGCAGCCTTCACATCGGCGTCGCTGGCATGGGATCCGCCGCGTGGCGGCATCACGCCCGCACTGCCGGAGTAGCCGTGGATGGCGTGCTCATCAAGAACATCGATACCCTTGGCGAGATGCGGTTGCCAACTCCATGCGTCCCCAAGCTTGGGAGCGCCGGAGTGCTGGGCAAATTGGATGGCCTGTTGCAAAGACGTCAATTTCGAATCGACCCATGGCCGATCCGACGCCACGGGGCCGTGGCAGGCGCTACACACCTGTTTGTACAAAGCCGCGCCGCGCGCAAGGACCTTTTCGCTCGCGTTGACATGAATCGTGACCGACGCTGTACTCGCCGACTTGGAGGGGACTTGGGTCGCCGGTTCCCCTGCCGCAGATGCCTGCATCAGAGCGAGCAGGGAAACGGCAGCCACAGCAAACGAAGACGAAAAACAAACTCTCATCCTGAAGACATCGCGCAATGATGGACTCATTGGGTTTGCAGACGGTTTTGCCGTGATCTCAATTTTGTGCGCTGGATGTTTTGGGCGACATTTTCGGAGTGGCTGTGAAAAATGCAAATGCCGCGATGAATAATGAAAAACCAAGTGCCAGGAATGGAAGATTGTGGGTCATTCCGTGCATCCATCCCCCAGACCAACTCAGAGTCGCACCTAAAAAGATGGCAAACCCGACGAGAAGACTGATCATTCCATAAAGATGATGTTTTTTCAAAATAAATCTCCTTGAACAAGTTTCAAAAAGGTTTTCCCTGCCCCTGGGATAAACCGGCGAATTGAGCCCGTGGTGGTCCCGCCTTCGCCCTGGCCTTTGCCGAAGATTCCATGGACTCGACGCAAGGAAGCGCTCTGGGCCACGCAACCTGGCGCGCCTGTGGCAACCCACCCCATACGTCGTTGAGGATTCATGGCTTGCCCTCATGCATCCTCGTGCAAGACTTTATTGGGCCACACCGACTCCAGCTATTAGGGAAAGTCTGCATAAGCCGTGGCTGATATTGGGGCAACATACACGGTTGATCTTGCTGCGTCACAAACGCATGGGAAAGGGGGCGGCCTCAAATCTGAAGTGCAACACCCCAAGCCTGGGTGGCTTCAAGAGCGCAAAAACCACGTCGTACCCGTGCGCCTGCGACGGACTCGTTTACTCAGACAAGTATCGGAACGATGCATCATGGAGTTTGCCCGGACAAACGATGGGATTTTCCAGCCGGGCTGATCGTGCCGAACACATATTCTTGACTTGAATCAAGATCGCTGCATTTGAAAATACTTAGCGTGGAAAATGGAAACGCGTCGGTCGTTTGCCATAGTTGGTCAGATCCCTCCGAACAATCGATCCCGCTTCCCCGTCAATCATGTCGAGACATCACCCATGGACGTCCAAGGCAAACGCCACATTCCCCTGACTCCTGCGCAAACCTGGGAGGCGCTCAACGCGACCCGGATGCTGAAGGCGTGCATTCCAGGTTGCGAGTGGGTGACGCAGACTGGCGAGGGGCAGTTCGAAGTCGTGCAGGTGCTCGATATCGCCGGCTACAAGACGCGTTTCTCCAGTACGCTGACGCTCGAGGACGTGAACCCGCCGCACAGCTATGTGCTGCGCTTCGAAGGCAATGGCGGCAATGCCGGTTTCGGCATCGGCCGCGCGCTCATCGCGCTGCAGCCCAGCGACGGCGGGACGCGGATGAACTATCAGGCCAGCGCCGAGGTGGGCGGCGC
This window contains:
- a CDS encoding cytochrome c5 family protein is translated as MQASAAGEPATQVPSKSASTASVTIHVNASEKVLARGAALYKQVCSACHGPVASDRPWVDSKLTSLQQAIQFAQHSGAPKLGDAWSWQPHLAKGIDVLDEHAIHGYSGSAGVMPPRGGSHASDADVKAAVDFMLASLAPPQNRPSKNLTGKPEDRYKNNRVSR
- a CDS encoding CoxG family protein encodes the protein MDVQGKRHIPLTPAQTWEALNATRMLKACIPGCEWVTQTGEGQFEVVQVLDIAGYKTRFSSTLTLEDVNPPHSYVLRFEGNGGNAGFGIGRALIALQPSDGGTRMNYQASAEVGGAIAQMGQSAVDQAVKGLIEEFFNRFERNVRGEAAGQTPGSMVERLWFMMPPWAWAISTLVAVFILYWGVMQS